A genome region from Actinomycetota bacterium includes the following:
- a CDS encoding MoxR family ATPase, producing the protein MADGGLGELRRLTQRVLDEVERAVVGKRGALELVLLGLLADGHVLLDDYPGLAKTLIARSFARVTSLGFARVQFTPDLMPSDVTGSSVYNQRLGDFEFRPGPVFTNLLLGDEINRSPPKTQAALLEAMQERQVTIDGVTRVLERPFLVVATQNPIEFEGTYPLPEAQLDRFLMRLSVGYPSAEAEWRMLERRLERTADEVELAQVATPADVLAMQRAVEEVHVAESVGRYIVELVGATRASPRVQVGSSPRGSLALLKVARAKAALAGRDFVTPEDVKAVTIPTLAHRLILRPELWVRRVRTEDVVAELLEQVPTPPPEAEPAPVRAQPGR; encoded by the coding sequence ATGGCTGACGGGGGCCTGGGGGAGCTGCGCAGGCTCACCCAGCGGGTCCTGGACGAGGTCGAGCGGGCCGTGGTCGGCAAGCGCGGCGCCCTCGAGCTGGTCCTGCTCGGGCTGCTGGCCGACGGGCACGTGCTCCTGGACGACTACCCCGGCCTGGCCAAGACCCTGATCGCCCGGTCGTTCGCCCGGGTGACGTCGCTGGGCTTCGCCCGGGTCCAGTTCACCCCCGACCTGATGCCGTCGGACGTGACCGGCTCGTCGGTCTACAACCAGCGCCTGGGCGACTTCGAGTTCCGTCCCGGCCCGGTGTTCACCAACCTGCTGCTCGGCGACGAGATCAACCGCTCCCCGCCCAAGACCCAGGCCGCCCTGCTGGAGGCGATGCAGGAGCGTCAGGTGACCATCGACGGGGTCACCCGCGTCCTGGAGCGCCCCTTCCTGGTCGTGGCCACCCAGAACCCGATCGAGTTCGAGGGCACCTACCCGCTGCCCGAGGCCCAGCTCGACCGGTTCCTGATGCGGCTGTCGGTCGGCTACCCCTCGGCCGAGGCCGAGTGGCGGATGCTGGAGCGGCGCCTGGAACGGACCGCCGACGAGGTCGAGCTGGCCCAGGTGGCGACGCCGGCCGACGTGCTCGCCATGCAGCGGGCGGTCGAGGAGGTCCACGTGGCCGAAAGCGTCGGCCGCTACATCGTCGAGCTGGTGGGGGCGACCCGGGCCAGCCCACGGGTCCAGGTCGGCTCCAGCCCGCGGGGCAGCCTGGCCCTGCTGAAGGTGGCCAGGGCCAAGGCCGCCCTGGCCGGCCGCGACTTCGTCACCCCCGAGGACGTCAAGGCGGTCACCATCCCCACCCTGGCCCACCGGCTCATCCTGCGGCCGGAGCTGTGGGTGCGCCGGGTCCGCACCGAGGACGTCGTGGCCGAGCTGCTGGAGCAGGTCCCGACCCCGCCCCCCGAGGCCGAGCCGGCCCCGGTCCGCGCCCAGCCCGGCCGGTGA